In Nyctibius grandis isolate bNycGra1 chromosome 34 unlocalized genomic scaffold, bNycGra1.pri SUPER_34_unloc_4, whole genome shotgun sequence, one genomic interval encodes:
- the LOC137677074 gene encoding olfactory receptor 14A16-like, whose translation MELKEGLLEKENGGQGPQAQRKKMSNNNNSITHFLLLAFADTRELQFLHFCLFLGIYLAALLSNSLIITTIACDHHLHTPVYFFLLNLSLLDLGSISTTVPKAMANSLWDTRAISFLGCAAQVFFFPFSIVGEYFLLTVMAYDRYVAICKPLHYGTLLDSRACVHMAAAAWGGALLTSAVHTANTFSLPLCQGNVVDQFFCEIPQILRLSCSHSYRREVGLIVVSVFVEIMCFVFIVVSYVRIFRAVLRIPSEQGRHKAFSTCLPHLVVVSLFVSTASFSYLKPPAISSPPLDLVVVVLYSVVPPAVNPIIYSMRNKELKVAIRKLILWTPFKLLCVPT comes from the exons ATGGAGCTGAAGGAAGGTCtcctagaaaaggaaaatggggGGCAGG GTCCCCAGgcccagaggaaaaaaatgtccaaCAACAACAACTCCATcacccacttcctcctcctggcatttGCAGACACGCGGGAGCTGCAGTTCTTGCACTTCTGtctcttcctgggcatctacctggctgccctcctgagCAATAGTCTCATCATAACCACCATAGCCTGCGACCACCACCTCCACACCCCCgtgtacttcttcctcctcaatcTCTCCCTCCTTGACCTGGGCTCCATCTCCACCACTGTCCCCAAAGCCATGGCCAACTCCCTCTGGGACACCAGGGCCATCTCCTTCTTGGGATGTGCTGCacaggtctttttctttcccttctcaatTGTAGgggaatattttcttctcacagtCATGGCCTACGACCGCTacgttgccatctgcaaacccctgcactacgGGACCCTCCTGGacagcagagcttgtgtccacatggcagcagctgcctggggtggTGCTTTACTCACTTCTGCAGTGCACAcggccaatacattttcactaccaCTTTGCCAAGGCAATGTCgtggaccagttcttctgtgaaatcccccagATCCTCAGgctctcctgctcacactcCTACCGCAGGGAAGTTGGGCTTATTGTGGTTAGTGTCTTTGTGGAAattatgtgttttgttttcattgtggtGTCCTATGTGCGGATCTTCAGGGCcgtgctgaggatcccctctgagcaaggacggcacaaagccttttccacgtgcctccctcacctggtTGTGGTCTCCCTGTTTGTTAGCACAGCATCATTCTCCTACCTGAAGCCCCCCGCTATCTCTTCCCCACCCCTTGATCTTGTGGTGGTAGTTCTGTATTCAGTGgtacctccagcagtgaaccccatcatctacagcatgaggaacaagGAGCTCAAGGTTGCCAttagaaaactgattttatgGACACCTTTTAAGCTGCTATGTGTGCCTACCTGA